A single genomic interval of Hevea brasiliensis isolate MT/VB/25A 57/8 chromosome 4, ASM3005281v1, whole genome shotgun sequence harbors:
- the LOC110664848 gene encoding mitogen-activated protein kinase 15 isoform X2, translating into MQPDQRKKSSVDVDFFTEYGEGSRYRIEEVIGKGSYGVVCSAYDTHIGEKVAIKKINDIFEHVSDATRILREIKLLRLLRHPDIVEIKHILLPPSRREFKDIYVVFELMESDLHQVIKANDDLTPEHYQFFLYQLLRGLKYIHTANVFHRDLKPKNILANADCKLKICDFGLARVAFNDTPTAIFWTDYVATRWYRAPELCGSFFSKYTPAIDIWSIGCIFAELLTGKPLFPGKNVVHQLDLMTDLLGTPSAEAIARVRNEKARRYLSSMRKKKPIPFSQKFPNADPLALRLLEKMLAFEPKDRPTAEEALADPYFKGLAKVEREPSAQPVTKMEFEFERRRITKEDVRELIYREILEYHPNMLKEYLEGAEPTGFMYPSAVDHFKKQFAYLEEHYGNGATAAPPERQHASLPRPCVLYSDNTVQNSLEVSNDLYKCSIKEIGKPHMDQNGGIPMTRLPLHVPQSIQGAARPGKVVGSVMRYNNCGVAATAEAHEQRRVVRNPTISTQYTASNCSYPRRNPVCKNERREDEGVEGSNGLQPKPQYMARKVAAAQGGSGNHWY; encoded by the exons ATGCAGCCTGATCAACGAAAGAAG TCATCTGTTGATGTAGACTTTTTCACTGAATATGGTGAGGGGAGCAGGTACAGAATAGAGGAAGTTATTGGTAAAGGAAGCTATGGTGTTGTTTGTTCTGCATATGATACACATATTGGAGAAAAGGTtgcaataaagaaaataaatgacATCTTCGAACATGTTTCTGATGCCACCCGCATACTTCGAGAGATTAAACTTCTCAGGCTCCTGCGTCATCCAGATATAGTGGAGATCAAGCACATTTTGTTGCCTCCTTCCAGAAGGGAATTTAAGGACATATATGTTGTCTTTGAGTTGATGGAATCTGACTTACACCAAGTTATTAAAGCAAATGATGATTTAACTCCAGAACATTATCAGTTCTTTCTTTATCAACTTCTCAGAGGCCTGAAATACATACACACAG CCAATGTCTTTCATCGGGATCTAAAACCAAAAAATATCTTAGCAAATGCAGACTGCAAGCTGAAGATCTGTGACTTTGGGCTTGCAAGAGTAGCGTTTAATGATACCCCGACAGCCATTTTCTGGACA GACTATGTTGCAACAAGGTGGTATAGGGCTCCTGAATTGTGTGGATCATTTTTCTCAAAG TATACACCAGCAATAGACATATGGAGCATTGGATGCATCTTTGCTGAACTTTTGACAGGGAAACCTCTTTTCCCTGGGAAAAATGTAGTCCATCAACTGGATCTAATGACTGATCTGTTGGGAACGCCATCAGCTGAAGCCATTGCCAGG GTGCGCAATGAGAAAGCTCGAAGATACTTAAGCAGCATGCGGAAGAAGAAGCCTATTCCTTTCTCCCAGAAGTTTCCTAATGCAGATCCCCTTGCACTTCGTTTGTTGGAAAAAATGTTGGCATTTGAACCCAAGGACCGACCCACTGCTGAAGAG GCTCTTGCTGATCCATATTTTAAGGGTTTGGCCAAAGTTGAGAGAGAGCCTTCTGCTCAACCAGTTACTAAGATGGAATTTGAATTTGAGAGACGAAGGATAACTAAGGAAGATGTACGAGAGCTCATATACAGAGAAATTTTAGAGTACCATCCTAACATGTTGAAAGAATACTTAGAAGGTGCGGAGCCAACAGGGTTCATGTATCCAAG TGCTGTTGACCATTTTAAGAAGCAATTTGCTTACCTTGAGGAGCACTATGGAAATGGTGCAACTGCTGCTCCACCTGAGAGGCAGCATGCATCCTTGCCGAG GCCGTGCGTGTTATATTCAGATAATACAGTACAGAATTCACTGGAAGTCTCAAATGATCTTTACAAATGCTCTATCAAAGAAATTGGGAAGCCACATATGGACCAAAATGGTGGGATCCCAATGACAAGGCTTCCTCTTCATGTTCCTCAAAGTATACAAG GTGCTGCAAGACCTGGGAAAGTTGTTGGTTCAGTAATGCGTTATAACAATTGTGGGGTGGCGGCAACAGCAGAAGCTCATGAACAACGACGGGTGGTCAGAAATCCAACTATTTCAACTCAATATACTGCTTCAAACTGTTCATATCCTAGAAGAAATCCAGTCTGTAAAAATGAAAGGAGAGAAGATGAAGGGGTTGAAGGCTCTAATGGATTGCAGCCAAAGCCTCAGTACATGGCCAGGAAAGTTGCTGCTGCCCAAGGTGGATCTGGGAATCACTGGTACTGA
- the LOC110664848 gene encoding mitogen-activated protein kinase 15 isoform X1 yields the protein MQPDQRKKSSVDVDFFTEYGEGSRYRIEEVIGKGSYGVVCSAYDTHIGEKVAIKKINDIFEHVSDATRILREIKLLRLLRHPDIVEIKHILLPPSRREFKDIYVVFELMESDLHQVIKANDDLTPEHYQFFLYQLLRGLKYIHTANVFHRDLKPKNILANADCKLKICDFGLARVAFNDTPTAIFWTDYVATRWYRAPELCGSFFSKYTPAIDIWSIGCIFAELLTGKPLFPGKNVVHQLDLMTDLLGTPSAEAIARVRNEKARRYLSSMRKKKPIPFSQKFPNADPLALRLLEKMLAFEPKDRPTAEEALADPYFKGLAKVEREPSAQPVTKMEFEFERRRITKEDVRELIYREILEYHPNMLKEYLEGAEPTGFMYPSAVDHFKKQFAYLEEHYGNGATAAPPERQHASLPRPCVLYSDNTVQNSLEVSNDLYKCSIKEIGKPHMDQNGGIPMTRLPLHVPQSIQAGAARPGKVVGSVMRYNNCGVAATAEAHEQRRVVRNPTISTQYTASNCSYPRRNPVCKNERREDEGVEGSNGLQPKPQYMARKVAAAQGGSGNHWY from the exons ATGCAGCCTGATCAACGAAAGAAG TCATCTGTTGATGTAGACTTTTTCACTGAATATGGTGAGGGGAGCAGGTACAGAATAGAGGAAGTTATTGGTAAAGGAAGCTATGGTGTTGTTTGTTCTGCATATGATACACATATTGGAGAAAAGGTtgcaataaagaaaataaatgacATCTTCGAACATGTTTCTGATGCCACCCGCATACTTCGAGAGATTAAACTTCTCAGGCTCCTGCGTCATCCAGATATAGTGGAGATCAAGCACATTTTGTTGCCTCCTTCCAGAAGGGAATTTAAGGACATATATGTTGTCTTTGAGTTGATGGAATCTGACTTACACCAAGTTATTAAAGCAAATGATGATTTAACTCCAGAACATTATCAGTTCTTTCTTTATCAACTTCTCAGAGGCCTGAAATACATACACACAG CCAATGTCTTTCATCGGGATCTAAAACCAAAAAATATCTTAGCAAATGCAGACTGCAAGCTGAAGATCTGTGACTTTGGGCTTGCAAGAGTAGCGTTTAATGATACCCCGACAGCCATTTTCTGGACA GACTATGTTGCAACAAGGTGGTATAGGGCTCCTGAATTGTGTGGATCATTTTTCTCAAAG TATACACCAGCAATAGACATATGGAGCATTGGATGCATCTTTGCTGAACTTTTGACAGGGAAACCTCTTTTCCCTGGGAAAAATGTAGTCCATCAACTGGATCTAATGACTGATCTGTTGGGAACGCCATCAGCTGAAGCCATTGCCAGG GTGCGCAATGAGAAAGCTCGAAGATACTTAAGCAGCATGCGGAAGAAGAAGCCTATTCCTTTCTCCCAGAAGTTTCCTAATGCAGATCCCCTTGCACTTCGTTTGTTGGAAAAAATGTTGGCATTTGAACCCAAGGACCGACCCACTGCTGAAGAG GCTCTTGCTGATCCATATTTTAAGGGTTTGGCCAAAGTTGAGAGAGAGCCTTCTGCTCAACCAGTTACTAAGATGGAATTTGAATTTGAGAGACGAAGGATAACTAAGGAAGATGTACGAGAGCTCATATACAGAGAAATTTTAGAGTACCATCCTAACATGTTGAAAGAATACTTAGAAGGTGCGGAGCCAACAGGGTTCATGTATCCAAG TGCTGTTGACCATTTTAAGAAGCAATTTGCTTACCTTGAGGAGCACTATGGAAATGGTGCAACTGCTGCTCCACCTGAGAGGCAGCATGCATCCTTGCCGAG GCCGTGCGTGTTATATTCAGATAATACAGTACAGAATTCACTGGAAGTCTCAAATGATCTTTACAAATGCTCTATCAAAGAAATTGGGAAGCCACATATGGACCAAAATGGTGGGATCCCAATGACAAGGCTTCCTCTTCATGTTCCTCAAAGTATACAAG CAGGTGCTGCAAGACCTGGGAAAGTTGTTGGTTCAGTAATGCGTTATAACAATTGTGGGGTGGCGGCAACAGCAGAAGCTCATGAACAACGACGGGTGGTCAGAAATCCAACTATTTCAACTCAATATACTGCTTCAAACTGTTCATATCCTAGAAGAAATCCAGTCTGTAAAAATGAAAGGAGAGAAGATGAAGGGGTTGAAGGCTCTAATGGATTGCAGCCAAAGCCTCAGTACATGGCCAGGAAAGTTGCTGCTGCCCAAGGTGGATCTGGGAATCACTGGTACTGA